One part of the Bacteroidia bacterium genome encodes these proteins:
- a CDS encoding VWA domain-containing protein, protein MQVVYPEYWIWALGLPASIGIIYLVYRRVGYITKSWFSEDQYARSQPMTKFFLRSGGFCLLFVGLLGPFWGSKQERMNALAREFYVLLDVSASMNAEDIRPSRLKRVKRELRQLTTKLEGDKIGLILFTENAYVQCPLTLDHEAFLTFLDMAETYQYAQTGTQFRSALAMAMDRFSKSDTTERNISRSIILISDGEDFGDTYASVIERLKDAQIHVFTVGIGSYEGAPVPESDPKKNGYKRNEEGTTVISRLIDDDLLTIAREFDTEYVKLSASEDNLSGLEEQIYRLSSSPIEARTGQIENNRYQVFLFFSVILIVLSLFIMPIRKV, encoded by the coding sequence TTGCAAGTAGTTTATCCCGAATATTGGATATGGGCATTGGGCCTTCCGGCCAGTATCGGAATCATTTACCTTGTGTACAGAAGGGTTGGATACATAACCAAATCCTGGTTTAGCGAGGACCAATATGCCCGAAGCCAACCCATGACGAAATTCTTCCTGAGATCAGGAGGCTTTTGTTTGCTATTTGTGGGTTTGCTGGGACCTTTCTGGGGTTCTAAACAGGAACGCATGAATGCCCTGGCCAGAGAGTTTTATGTACTCTTGGATGTTTCGGCCAGTATGAATGCAGAGGACATTCGCCCGAGTAGACTAAAACGAGTCAAAAGAGAACTCAGGCAGCTCACCACCAAACTGGAAGGAGATAAGATTGGCCTGATCCTTTTTACCGAAAATGCCTACGTCCAATGTCCCCTCACCCTGGACCATGAAGCTTTTCTGACCTTCCTGGATATGGCCGAGACCTATCAATATGCTCAGACGGGTACACAGTTCCGCTCTGCATTAGCTATGGCCATGGATCGTTTCTCCAAATCAGATACTACAGAACGGAATATCAGTCGATCCATCATACTCATTTCAGATGGAGAAGATTTTGGTGATACCTATGCCTCAGTAATAGAAAGACTAAAAGATGCACAGATTCATGTCTTCACCGTAGGCATAGGAAGTTATGAAGGAGCTCCCGTACCGGAATCAGATCCCAAGAAAAATGGCTACAAAAGAAATGAGGAAGGTACAACCGTAATCTCTCGTTTGATCGATGATGACCTGCTCACCATCGCAAGAGAATTTGATACAGAATATGTGAAGCTGAGTGCTTCTGAAGATAACTTAAGTGGATTGGAAGAACAGATATACCGATTGAGTTCTTCCCCGATAGAGGCTCGTACCGGACAAATTGAGAACAACCGTTATCAGGTATTTCTCTTTTTCTCGGTAATCTTAATTGTGCTGAGTCTCTTCATCATGCCAATCAGAAAAGTATGA
- a CDS encoding ABC transporter permease encodes MRFALITLGVFVCFGIFSNFLASSSPIYCTYKGKSYFPAFQEKIMIDGVLQSSEQQNWRELDLESVIWPLIPYGKGIDMDHRTISPFGEQKTYSGESIPMRERHWLGTGRNGLDILAVIIRGSRRALSVGIFTMLLAGIIGILFGSFAGYFQDHKLLLKRASLYLLIPAFILGGFYAFYVRRFNFQTAEGAASLIWETCLSLLIFGLFIVAFFQLGKRMYWGKYLQERIPLKLDSFISRFMELIQSLPPLLLILSLAAFFDSQNIWFVMLIIALVSWMGIARVVRGEMMSVSEREFIQAGKALGLKPLQILFRHVLPNSLASVWPMLAFGLGSAILAEATLSFLALIEDSQNSWGGMLTEGKLVRQHWWIALFPGISIFLCVFAFNIIGEKLRDFLDPKSQ; translated from the coding sequence ATGCGCTTTGCCCTTATTACACTGGGCGTATTTGTATGCTTTGGTATCTTCAGCAATTTTCTCGCAAGCTCCTCCCCTATTTATTGCACATATAAAGGAAAGAGTTACTTCCCGGCTTTTCAGGAAAAAATCATGATCGATGGAGTTCTGCAAAGCTCAGAGCAGCAAAACTGGCGCGAGTTAGATCTGGAGTCTGTCATTTGGCCGCTGATTCCTTATGGAAAGGGGATAGATATGGATCATCGCACGATCTCTCCTTTTGGTGAGCAGAAGACTTATTCAGGAGAAAGTATCCCCATGCGAGAAAGACACTGGCTGGGAACAGGCAGAAATGGGCTGGATATTCTGGCGGTTATCATTCGCGGCAGCAGGAGAGCTCTTAGTGTAGGGATCTTTACGATGTTGCTCGCTGGGATCATCGGAATCCTGTTTGGAAGCTTTGCCGGATATTTCCAGGACCATAAATTATTGTTAAAAAGAGCTAGTCTATACCTCCTCATCCCTGCTTTTATATTGGGCGGCTTCTATGCCTTTTATGTGCGGAGATTCAATTTTCAAACCGCAGAGGGAGCGGCAAGTTTGATCTGGGAAACCTGCCTAAGTCTCTTGATTTTCGGCCTCTTTATAGTCGCGTTTTTTCAATTGGGAAAGCGGATGTATTGGGGAAAGTATTTACAAGAAAGGATTCCACTAAAACTGGATAGCTTTATCAGCCGCTTTATGGAATTGATTCAGTCTTTACCTCCTCTCCTACTGATCCTTAGCCTGGCGGCCTTTTTCGATAGTCAAAATATCTGGTTTGTCATGTTGATCATAGCTCTGGTCTCCTGGATGGGAATCGCGCGGGTAGTGAGAGGCGAAATGATGAGTGTAAGTGAAAGGGAGTTTATCCAGGCAGGAAAAGCTTTGGGACTAAAGCCTTTACAAATTTTGTTCAGGCATGTGCTTCCTAATTCTTTGGCCAGTGTCTGGCCCATGTTAGCTTTTGGACTGGGCTCAGCAATTTTAGCAGAGGCAACCCTTTCCTTCCTGGCTTTGATAGAGGATAGTCAGAATAGTTGGGGAGGAATGCTTACGGAAGGTAAATTGGTCAGGCAACATTGGTGGATCGCCCTTTTTCCCGGCATCAGCATCTTTCTCTGTGTCTTTGCTTTTAATATTATCGGGGAAAAACTCCGCGATTTCCTCGACCCCAAAAGCCAATAG